The segment CCGGATTTCCGTGCCATCGGCGGTCGCTGCAATGTGATACCAGTTTTCTTCCAAGTCAGCCACTTCAGGAAATTTTGGATCAACGACTGCGCTTCGCCCCTTTGTCATGTTGGCATCAAATCCGAAACTACCGAATTTCGATTTAGGACGCCATATGCGCAAGGCATAAGAAGCCCAAAATCGCTTGTTGGTTTCAAAAGGTCCATACTTCCAAATTAAGGACTGTTCCCGACCATCACCTGTAAAATCACCGGGGTTACCAAATTTTGCCCAACACATCAGTGTAATCTGGTCCTTCACATTGAGGCTATTATCGTGAGGCACTTCCAGCCAAGACTTGCCGTCAAATTTTATCCCGCCGCCTACCTTGCCCTTCGCAGTCCATTCTGCTGAGCCTTCGCCCTTTAACTCGCCATGATTGCGATTTGGAGACGAATCCTTGCTAATATCTTTTTTGCTCTTGAAAGCCCAATAA is part of the Candidatus Poribacteria bacterium genome and harbors:
- a CDS encoding LamG domain-containing protein — protein: MFRIILGTWIPLTCLLFCLTMNADAKVLGYWAFKSKKDISKDSSPNRNHGELKGEGSAEWTAKGKVGGGIKFDGKSWLEVPHDNSLNVKDQITLMCWAKFGNPGDFTGDGREQSLIWKYGPFETNKRFWASYALRIWRPKSKFGSFGFDANMTKGRSAVVDPKFPEVADLEENWYHIAATADGTEIRVYTNGKETAKGPQRGEFQASDLPLTIGHDLRPILIHFAFMNGVMDEVIVADKALTGAEIKAAMELGEKGKPIEGYNPIFAVEPEDKLATQWGAIKASN